Proteins encoded by one window of Aliivibrio wodanis:
- a CDS encoding putative outer membrane protein, whose translation MLSSKFTLSLVATAIASSFSTPLLASDSSVFESSTFGNAVFTPSQTDFGGVGLMQMPSGRMAEEGAFNLGGTLNNEYHHYMVSLQVMPWLETTIRYTLVQDLLYSDDPSFSGSTKYTDKGIDFKLRLLEESDWLPETSVGVRDFGGTGLFDGEFVAATKRFGNLDVTLGMGWGYIGQSGNSTNPFCKVSDKFCDRQGDFKGKGGSVDFERWFKGPASIYGGFEYQTPYQPLRLKVEYDANDYSQDYPVTDGDVDMTQHSPWNFGVLYGLGDWGDIRLSYERGDTLTLGFTWMTNFNTMKAVWRDTPETPYQPTSVENVDKVNWDQVEQDLANNAGYSDSKIYATESEVTVIGSQKKYRDRDVAHKEAATILANHTPEYIQTYRIVEENNSLTATETVIDAEQFKEVVQYNYVNAHISDAAVTQEVSKLDSISDENLKKNGFERWDVNISPSLSQSIGGAEDFYLYAIGVNTGASYWLTDNLKASGSLYFNIADNYDKFNYIAPPDGTSVPRVRTMFRAYVDDNPVRMNRLQLTWFNEYSEGLYGQVYGGYLESMFGGIGSEILYRPMNSRWAVGLDYSFIKQRSADDWFGFYEDELQYSAADDRYYNVLPEGTTGHLTGYYQPEWSFLKNTLLKASVGEFLAGDKGYRLDFSKQFDSGVVVGAYASFSDLSAEEFGEGSYTKGFYISIPYDIMTVKPSTSRAFFGWQPLTRDGGQMLSKEHSLFDLTDARQPWYTKKGL comes from the coding sequence ATGCTTTCTTCTAAATTTACTTTATCACTTGTCGCTACCGCAATTGCCTCTAGCTTTTCTACGCCATTACTTGCTAGTGACAGCTCTGTTTTTGAGAGTTCTACTTTTGGAAATGCGGTCTTCACCCCTTCTCAAACAGATTTTGGTGGCGTTGGCCTAATGCAAATGCCCTCTGGTCGTATGGCTGAGGAAGGTGCTTTCAATTTAGGTGGCACACTTAATAATGAATACCATCACTACATGGTCTCTTTACAGGTGATGCCATGGCTAGAAACGACGATTCGATATACCTTGGTACAAGATCTTCTTTATAGTGATGATCCAAGTTTCAGTGGCTCAACCAAATACACAGATAAAGGCATTGATTTTAAATTACGCTTATTAGAAGAGAGTGATTGGTTACCAGAGACTTCTGTTGGTGTGCGTGACTTTGGTGGCACTGGCTTATTTGATGGAGAATTTGTCGCAGCAACAAAACGCTTTGGTAATCTCGATGTGACGTTAGGGATGGGCTGGGGATACATTGGTCAAAGTGGCAACTCAACCAACCCGTTTTGTAAAGTGTCTGACAAATTCTGTGACCGTCAAGGTGATTTCAAAGGCAAAGGAGGCAGCGTTGACTTTGAACGTTGGTTTAAAGGCCCTGCTTCTATCTATGGTGGTTTCGAGTACCAAACACCTTACCAACCACTTCGCCTAAAAGTAGAGTATGACGCAAACGATTATAGCCAAGATTACCCTGTGACCGATGGTGACGTTGATATGACTCAACACTCTCCGTGGAATTTCGGAGTGTTATATGGCTTAGGTGATTGGGGTGATATTAGATTGAGCTATGAGCGAGGAGATACCTTAACACTTGGTTTCACCTGGATGACTAACTTCAATACTATGAAAGCGGTCTGGCGCGATACTCCAGAGACGCCTTATCAACCAACCTCAGTAGAAAACGTAGATAAGGTTAACTGGGATCAAGTAGAACAAGATCTCGCTAATAATGCAGGTTATTCTGACAGTAAGATTTATGCCACAGAGAGTGAAGTAACGGTTATTGGCTCTCAGAAAAAATATCGAGACCGTGATGTTGCCCATAAAGAAGCAGCAACGATTTTAGCCAACCATACGCCTGAATACATACAAACTTACCGTATTGTTGAAGAAAATAACTCACTCACTGCAACTGAAACTGTTATTGATGCAGAGCAGTTTAAAGAAGTGGTGCAATACAATTATGTTAACGCTCATATCAGTGATGCGGCAGTAACTCAAGAGGTATCAAAACTAGACTCAATCAGCGATGAAAATCTTAAGAAAAATGGGTTTGAACGATGGGATGTTAATATATCGCCTTCGCTTAGCCAATCCATTGGTGGGGCTGAAGATTTCTATTTGTATGCTATTGGTGTCAATACCGGTGCATCATATTGGTTGACTGATAATTTAAAAGCGTCAGGTTCGCTCTATTTTAATATTGCTGATAACTACGATAAATTTAACTATATTGCTCCGCCAGATGGCACTTCTGTTCCTAGAGTTCGTACCATGTTCCGTGCTTATGTCGATGATAACCCTGTAAGGATGAATCGCTTACAACTGACTTGGTTTAATGAATATTCAGAAGGGCTTTATGGCCAAGTTTATGGTGGTTATTTAGAGAGCATGTTTGGTGGTATTGGTAGTGAGATATTGTACCGACCAATGAATAGTCGTTGGGCTGTTGGTTTAGATTATAGTTTTATTAAACAGCGCTCAGCCGATGACTGGTTTGGGTTTTATGAAGATGAACTACAGTACAGCGCGGCTGATGACCGTTATTATAATGTACTACCAGAGGGAACGACTGGGCACTTAACTGGTTATTACCAACCTGAATGGTCTTTCTTAAAAAATACCTTACTTAAAGCCAGCGTTGGTGAATTTTTAGCTGGTGATAAGGGTTACCGTTTAGATTTTTCTAAGCAGTTTGATTCAGGTGTTGTTGTCGGGGCTTATGCGAGTTTCTCTGATTTATCAGCTGAAGAGTTTGGTGAAGGTAGCTATACCAAGGGATTTTATATCTCGATCCCTTACGACATCATGACGGTGAAACCAAGTACAAGCAGAGCTTTCTTTGGTTGGCAGCCACTAACTCGTGATGGTGGTCAAATGTTATCGAAGGAACATAGTTTGTTTGATTTAACTGATGCAAGACAGCCTTGGTATACGAAGAAAGGACTTTAA
- a CDS encoding putative exported protein, giving the protein MRIFIFLCFSLFSLSSLANSSLVVNSSLENNSNELSVTLTQEKLLLTFEQPARLEAVLQQTQLHTKIGLYSVGSILSSDDHQDDINKVKQATLEQLNQFSLSSPLFSKQETPYKKEADTLSHQLNSFSFVSRLFIPLDYDLIRIKKESNPKLTGNYSLFIAQRPKTITVLGAIDSSLPVTLDYQQRAKVEDYLTQINTTSNANTSQIYVIQPDGEVKIATNNYWQHNTTSIAPGATVFIGFADLPTQFSTLNDDIVELLRNKVN; this is encoded by the coding sequence ATGCGTATTTTTATTTTTCTCTGCTTTTCTCTTTTTTCATTAAGCTCTTTGGCAAATAGTTCTTTGGTTGTAAATAGTTCTTTAGAAAACAACAGTAATGAACTTTCTGTTACTCTTACTCAAGAAAAACTATTGTTAACCTTTGAGCAACCTGCTCGCTTGGAAGCGGTATTACAACAAACACAATTACACACAAAAATAGGACTGTACTCTGTAGGTTCTATTTTAAGTAGTGATGACCATCAAGATGACATAAATAAAGTTAAGCAAGCAACGCTAGAACAGCTTAATCAATTTTCATTGTCGTCTCCTCTGTTTTCTAAGCAAGAAACACCCTATAAAAAAGAGGCTGATACTCTTTCTCATCAATTAAATAGCTTTTCTTTTGTTTCAAGATTATTTATTCCTTTAGATTATGATTTGATCCGAATAAAAAAAGAAAGCAATCCAAAATTAACAGGTAATTACTCTCTTTTCATCGCCCAACGTCCAAAGACTATTACCGTGTTAGGTGCCATTGATAGCTCATTGCCAGTAACTCTTGATTACCAACAACGTGCGAAAGTAGAGGATTATTTAACACAAATAAATACCACATCTAACGCTAATACATCTCAGATTTATGTAATTCAACCTGATGGCGAAGTTAAGATCGCGACTAATAATTATTGGCAACATAACACAACGTCAATTGCACCAGGTGCTACGGTATTCATCGGATTTGCTGATCTTCCTACTCAATTTTCAACTCTAAACGATGATATTGTTGAATTACTTCGTAACAAGGTAAATTAA
- a CDS encoding putative lipoprotein — protein MKTITLYILALSSLLLSGCSQKIQDVSATFNETAFGIDDVELSADHINSLPYASAFVKINDGATIFMVLALAEPNPVTGVIQLKWMSSDNAMIVTENGRIVKTLALPHHNLAQLQNTTQLTPSVQPDFATLLAKQASWQATYDWMPNYHYGYQATVTPLIGQKSVLTSPIWEKEVTSLNEYISFPALDAQFTNQYWIDDKGRVAKSIQFLGPEMGTIEMLILKPFQS, from the coding sequence ATGAAAACCATTACGTTATATATACTCGCGCTCAGCAGCCTTTTACTAAGTGGCTGTTCGCAAAAAATTCAAGATGTCAGTGCAACATTTAATGAAACAGCCTTTGGCATTGACGATGTTGAATTAAGCGCTGACCACATTAACTCACTTCCCTACGCCAGTGCCTTTGTTAAAATAAATGATGGCGCGACTATTTTTATGGTATTAGCCTTAGCTGAGCCTAATCCAGTCACAGGTGTTATCCAACTAAAGTGGATGTCTTCAGATAATGCCATGATAGTGACTGAAAATGGACGTATCGTAAAAACATTAGCTTTACCTCATCACAATTTAGCTCAGTTACAAAACACCACTCAATTAACGCCATCAGTTCAACCTGATTTTGCAACCTTATTAGCGAAACAAGCTTCTTGGCAAGCGACCTATGATTGGATGCCAAATTATCATTATGGCTATCAGGCAACAGTTACCCCTCTTATTGGACAAAAGAGTGTATTAACCTCGCCTATTTGGGAAAAAGAAGTGACATCACTTAATGAATACATCTCTTTTCCTGCATTAGATGCTCAATTTACCAATCAATACTGGATTGATGATAAGGGTCGAGTTGCTAAAAGCATTCAATTTTTAGGCCCTGAAATGGGTACGATTGAAATGCTTATTCTTAAACCATTTCAATCTTAA
- a CDS encoding membrane protein, which translates to MKKTAIALMLAMTAGSAFAAAEATTTAASTAGTTTASTAAVGAASTTAIAVGAVAAVAVVAVADSGSDTATSNSTSVTTK; encoded by the coding sequence ATGAAAAAGACTGCTATCGCACTTATGCTAGCTATGACTGCTGGTTCTGCATTTGCAGCTGCTGAAGCAACTACTACTGCTGCTTCAACTGCAGGCACAACTACAGCTTCTACTGCTGCTGTTGGCGCTGCTTCAACTACAGCTATCGCTGTAGGTGCTGTTGCTGCTGTTGCTGTTGTTGCTGTTGCTGACTCAGGTTCAGACACTGCTACTTCAAACTCTACATCTGTTACTACTAAATAA
- a CDS encoding putative exported protein, which produces MKQTLKIKKTVLSSILSVALYSSISHASPWVEAQDPILRSNIQLLSDSGLLSSATNTYPFRWVQISDDLLAIDRTGLTVEQSLAYRYVKHSYDAARTSGNRNQFTSFISSENKSSSGFGDGLRGQWNASALKEITDKQFSMRISVGYHKNQQDENEYNFANSYFALGDSNWQFSVSNIERWWGHGWANSLSLSQKEAPLETVGIAYLSDGEILPDNLWIESFIGRLDSSKHNASFEDDYIWSNRVSGKVSIVELGASYQLLNKSNQYQTTVDAKIALPELENVYSSFYGSISLDNQTDIGRTLIGWDAQTLLNGQLLRFYIEQLSNNEEAVAIGQDDTRFYHQEENLTLGAHVLLSNDHQISLQIQELTELADSGLESTQQVTYALPVLSGMAILGVSNNVEPEKNDLIGWVNWDYRF; this is translated from the coding sequence GTGAAGCAGACATTGAAGATAAAAAAAACAGTGCTTTCGTCTATATTAAGTGTCGCTTTATATAGCTCAATTAGTCATGCAAGCCCGTGGGTAGAAGCCCAAGATCCTATATTACGATCTAACATTCAATTACTTTCTGATTCGGGTTTACTCTCCTCCGCAACTAACACTTATCCATTTCGTTGGGTTCAAATAAGTGATGATCTTTTAGCTATAGATAGAACAGGCTTAACCGTTGAACAATCTTTAGCGTATCGTTATGTGAAGCATAGCTATGATGCAGCAAGAACGAGTGGAAATAGAAATCAATTCACTAGCTTTATTAGCTCAGAGAATAAGTCATCTTCTGGTTTTGGTGATGGCTTAAGAGGCCAGTGGAATGCATCTGCACTAAAAGAGATCACCGATAAGCAATTTTCTATGCGTATCTCGGTCGGTTATCACAAGAATCAACAAGATGAAAACGAATATAATTTTGCGAACAGCTATTTTGCACTCGGAGACAGCAATTGGCAGTTTTCAGTGTCTAATATTGAACGTTGGTGGGGACATGGTTGGGCCAATAGTCTTAGCTTGTCACAAAAAGAAGCCCCTCTGGAAACAGTAGGTATTGCCTATCTCAGTGACGGTGAGATATTGCCTGATAATCTATGGATAGAGAGCTTTATTGGGCGATTAGATTCCTCAAAACATAATGCAAGTTTTGAGGATGATTATATTTGGTCAAATCGAGTTTCAGGCAAGGTTAGTATCGTTGAGCTTGGGGCAAGCTATCAACTATTAAATAAGTCGAATCAATATCAAACGACAGTAGATGCAAAAATAGCACTGCCAGAATTAGAAAATGTCTACTCAAGCTTTTATGGCAGTATTAGTTTAGACAATCAAACAGATATTGGGCGAACTTTAATCGGGTGGGATGCTCAAACTCTACTTAATGGTCAATTACTTCGTTTTTATATCGAACAACTCTCAAATAATGAAGAAGCAGTTGCAATAGGTCAAGATGATACGAGATTTTATCATCAAGAAGAAAATTTAACTCTAGGTGCTCATGTTTTATTAAGTAATGATCATCAGATCTCTCTGCAAATACAAGAACTCACAGAGCTTGCTGATTCTGGGCTCGAAAGCACACAGCAAGTTACTTATGCTTTGCCCGTGTTATCAGGCATGGCAATATTAGGGGTCAGTAATAATGTTGAACCCGAGAAGAATGATTTAATTGGTTGGGTAAATTGGGATTATCGCTTTTAG
- the wbfF gene encoding periplasmic polysaccharide export protein, producing MGSNQPFYKAFNKIVMLLAILCSFHAYALTPSAEQIEQFKKLPKSQQEALAKQYGVDISQLEQMSSSQLPGSALQSQTIQTRKVDYSKSSQRGLNDPRYSNDDNLKPFGYNVFAGKPTTFTPVDDLPVPNNYLLGVGDQIYIQTYGKLNQQQSLTISRNGSINFPSLGPIYVAGQTFEQAKEAIESSVKKQILGVDVSVSMGALRTSQVSVFGDAFQPGSYNVNAFSTATQVLKAAGGIDTVGSLRKIEIRRDNKVIQKLDLYNFLVSGDTSGDIRLESGDAIFIPARGSSIYIRGEVVRPAIYETIKGETLTTVLKNAGGLTADAYQESISVRRKTSNGIKVFNLDISSSKGQKFKVKDGDEIVARTKANYFTNDIAIRGAVIRPGVYEYSKGNRISDVLKTIDGSLNANADLTYAIVVREINQHRDIKVLQFKLGEAITNPSSKENLLLQARDQVLVFSGELDGEFWYGEGQNKTREDWQNEQLAKNLAEQQRELMLQQLAINQNGQQNQQLSNNKQNSANFQENSSQLGVIGQQDGNEIAEAGNNQTTTRDNGSNLKLKDLEKKEEQQEIDFDSRENLLEPVIKRLVQQASLGSNVQIVEVRGAVKFPGIYPLAENTLLSDLITAGGGLRESAYEFTGELSRVENSQGQFNIKHKRINVDAILQDDTAQNVALVSKDRLNVFTKPEWREDYSVELLGEVTFPGTYTFKRGETIADIIQRAGGITEYAYPQGAIFSRESLRIQEGERMKLLNRQLRQEIASLTLRRQSSSARYTSSPSEAMAIADQLGNAEPVGRMVISLNEILEGQEQADVLLENKDKIYVPPLRKVISVIGEVQYTSSHQFNGQLTLEDYLNRSGGPKRQADVDRMYVIRANGSVMLPNNSFWFSSSAEDLEPGDTIVVPIDSDYLDTLSAWTSATQILYQVGVAWNAIQN from the coding sequence ATGGGTAGTAACCAGCCATTTTATAAGGCATTCAATAAAATTGTGATGCTTTTGGCAATCTTATGTTCATTTCATGCTTATGCGTTAACACCAAGCGCTGAGCAAATTGAGCAGTTTAAAAAGTTACCAAAATCACAGCAAGAAGCTTTAGCTAAACAATATGGTGTGGATATTAGCCAACTTGAGCAGATGAGCTCAAGTCAACTTCCAGGTTCAGCTTTACAGAGTCAAACTATTCAAACTCGAAAGGTGGATTACTCTAAATCGTCTCAGCGTGGATTAAATGACCCAAGATACAGCAATGACGATAATTTAAAGCCGTTTGGTTACAATGTATTTGCAGGTAAGCCAACTACTTTCACACCAGTTGATGACTTACCAGTCCCTAATAATTACTTGTTAGGTGTTGGTGACCAAATCTATATACAAACCTATGGTAAATTAAATCAACAGCAGAGTTTGACGATTAGTCGCAATGGTAGCATTAACTTCCCTAGCTTAGGGCCAATTTATGTTGCAGGACAAACGTTTGAACAAGCAAAAGAAGCCATTGAAAGTAGTGTTAAAAAACAAATTCTTGGTGTTGACGTTTCCGTTAGCATGGGAGCATTACGTACAAGTCAAGTCTCTGTATTTGGTGATGCTTTTCAACCGGGTAGTTATAATGTCAATGCATTTTCAACAGCGACTCAAGTATTAAAAGCGGCGGGTGGTATCGATACCGTTGGTTCGCTGCGAAAGATTGAAATTCGTCGAGACAATAAAGTTATTCAAAAGCTAGACCTTTATAATTTCTTAGTTTCTGGTGATACATCAGGGGATATTCGTTTAGAGTCAGGTGATGCGATTTTTATTCCTGCTCGTGGAAGTAGTATTTATATAAGAGGTGAGGTTGTTCGTCCTGCTATTTATGAAACAATTAAAGGAGAGACTTTAACAACAGTACTAAAGAATGCAGGTGGATTAACGGCAGATGCTTATCAAGAAAGTATCAGTGTGCGTCGTAAGACATCAAATGGTATTAAAGTATTTAACCTCGATATAAGCAGTTCAAAAGGTCAAAAATTCAAAGTAAAAGACGGTGATGAGATAGTAGCTCGCACCAAAGCTAATTACTTTACCAATGACATCGCAATTCGCGGTGCCGTGATCCGCCCTGGGGTGTATGAATATAGTAAAGGCAACCGTATTTCAGATGTGCTTAAAACCATTGATGGCTCACTGAATGCGAATGCAGATCTGACTTATGCCATTGTTGTGAGAGAAATTAATCAACACCGTGATATTAAGGTACTGCAATTTAAACTGGGTGAAGCTATTACTAACCCTAGTTCAAAAGAAAACTTATTACTGCAAGCACGAGATCAAGTCTTAGTGTTTAGCGGAGAGCTTGATGGTGAGTTTTGGTATGGTGAAGGGCAAAATAAAACCCGTGAAGATTGGCAGAATGAACAACTAGCGAAAAATTTAGCAGAGCAGCAACGAGAATTAATGTTGCAGCAATTGGCTATAAATCAAAATGGTCAGCAAAATCAGCAGCTCTCTAATAATAAGCAAAATAGCGCCAATTTTCAGGAAAACTCCTCTCAACTTGGTGTTATAGGCCAACAAGATGGTAATGAAATTGCAGAGGCCGGAAACAACCAAACCACTACTCGTGATAACGGTTCAAACTTAAAGCTAAAAGATTTAGAGAAAAAAGAAGAGCAACAAGAAATAGATTTTGATTCTCGTGAAAATTTACTAGAGCCAGTAATTAAGCGATTAGTACAACAAGCGAGCCTTGGTAGTAATGTACAAATTGTTGAAGTTAGGGGAGCGGTTAAGTTTCCAGGGATCTACCCATTAGCTGAAAATACACTACTGTCAGATCTTATTACAGCAGGCGGAGGCTTACGCGAATCAGCGTATGAGTTTACTGGTGAATTAAGTCGTGTAGAGAACTCGCAAGGTCAATTTAATATTAAACACAAACGTATTAATGTTGATGCAATCTTACAAGACGACACCGCACAAAATGTAGCTCTAGTTTCTAAAGATCGATTAAACGTATTTACAAAGCCCGAGTGGCGCGAAGATTACTCTGTAGAATTGTTAGGAGAAGTGACATTCCCAGGTACTTACACCTTCAAGCGTGGTGAAACCATTGCAGATATAATTCAACGAGCGGGTGGTATTACAGAATACGCTTATCCTCAAGGGGCTATTTTTAGTCGTGAGAGTTTACGAATTCAAGAAGGTGAGCGAATGAAGCTACTTAATCGCCAGCTTCGTCAAGAGATTGCGAGTTTAACTTTACGTCGTCAGTCAAGCAGTGCTCGTTATACTTCTAGTCCATCAGAAGCAATGGCGATTGCGGATCAACTTGGTAATGCAGAGCCTGTTGGTCGAATGGTAATTAGCCTTAATGAAATATTAGAAGGCCAAGAGCAAGCGGATGTTTTACTTGAGAATAAAGATAAAATTTATGTGCCACCATTGCGTAAAGTTATCTCCGTCATTGGTGAGGTGCAATATACATCAAGTCATCAATTTAATGGTCAACTTACTCTTGAAGATTACTTAAATCGATCTGGTGGACCGAAGCGCCAAGCAGATGTCGATCGTATGTATGTTATTCGTGCTAATGGTTCTGTAATGCTACCAAATAATTCATTCTGGTTTAGTAGTTCAGCGGAAGATTTAGAACCGGGGGATACTATTGTGGTACCTATTGACAGTGATTATCTAGATACCTTAAGTGCTTGGACATCGGCGACCCAAATCTTGTATCAAGTAGGTGTTGCTTGGAACGCAATTCAAAATTAA
- the wzz gene encoding lipopolysaccharide biosynthesis protein, chain length determinant: protein MQETREIELSDLFQAIWNGKWLVVVFTGMITALSIVIALQLPNVYRAEIIVSPTAADGSGGLAGMASQLGGLASIAGISLGGNDSSNTNIALATLRSRQLLTSFIRKHQLEVPLLAVEKWDQENDSLVIDPEVYLTQEQRWNPERRPETKGIPTDWELYKAFTKLITIDNDKKTGLITLSVNYFDPKMAQEWTTLLVAELNVWMKNKKIIEAQNNIKYMEDQLERTSIAEMQKIFYQLIEEQTKDLMLASVNEEFAFKVIDPAVVPEEKDQPKRSIIVAISFMLGAILSTLIVLIRYVNRQKNRN, encoded by the coding sequence TTGCAAGAGACACGAGAAATTGAGTTATCCGATTTATTTCAAGCGATTTGGAATGGAAAATGGCTAGTAGTGGTATTTACAGGAATGATAACAGCACTCAGTATTGTTATCGCTTTGCAGTTACCTAATGTATATCGTGCTGAAATTATAGTCTCGCCAACAGCGGCTGATGGCTCTGGTGGATTAGCCGGAATGGCATCACAATTAGGTGGTCTTGCTTCTATTGCAGGTATATCCCTTGGTGGCAATGACAGCAGTAATACCAATATAGCTTTAGCAACATTAAGATCAAGACAATTATTAACGTCATTTATTCGTAAGCATCAATTAGAAGTTCCTTTACTTGCCGTCGAGAAATGGGATCAAGAAAATGACTCTTTAGTTATTGATCCAGAAGTATACCTCACTCAAGAACAGCGTTGGAATCCAGAACGTCGACCAGAAACAAAAGGGATACCAACAGATTGGGAGCTTTATAAAGCTTTTACGAAACTAATTACTATTGATAACGATAAAAAGACAGGGTTAATTACCTTATCTGTTAATTATTTTGATCCAAAAATGGCACAAGAGTGGACAACATTACTTGTTGCTGAATTGAATGTTTGGATGAAAAATAAAAAAATCATCGAAGCCCAAAATAATATTAAATACATGGAAGACCAATTAGAAAGAACATCAATTGCAGAAATGCAAAAGATTTTTTATCAGCTAATAGAAGAGCAGACTAAAGATTTAATGCTTGCTTCAGTTAACGAAGAATTTGCATTTAAAGTGATAGACCCAGCAGTTGTTCCTGAAGAAAAAGATCAACCTAAGCGCAGTATTATTGTTGCAATTAGTTTTATGCTAGGTGCAATCTTATCAACGCTGATTGTATTAATCCGATACGTAAATCGTCAGAAAAACAGAAACTAA
- the wcaK gene encoding colanic acid biosynthesis protein: MKSKKILLVGNHTCANRGDGAILRGLLCVLEHAFPDVELTTVSRFPGASSYLLGRTVIQDPLVVKPYASSKAKIQSIKQFIGDRFMPSVLNAQLKQHSILKHISLPKHYQAYLELIEEYDLVIQVGGSFFVDLYGDKQFEHPLLALLANKPTVLLGHSVGPFSRKSFTNIGQTIFSQVAGTLVRESISLNELHQLGIHDSPKLRLASDTAWLVNTKLNNDIQSLAVERYCSSKNKKIAITVRDLAPFDKRLGVTQNEYEELYIELCNRLISRGYDIIAVSMCTGLDGYHKDDRMIALNIQKKLQQPEKMTVVMDELNDVEIGAILGECDLTIGTRLHSAIISMRFETPAIAVYYEHKSKGIMNALGYPERSIGIKDLDGIETTRVIDDILANQSIIRKELKEKVQQQGDSTTQAIVEMLQPLLDK, encoded by the coding sequence ATGAAATCAAAAAAAATCTTACTTGTAGGTAATCATACCTGCGCCAACCGGGGTGACGGTGCTATTTTAAGAGGCTTATTATGTGTATTGGAGCACGCTTTTCCTGATGTTGAATTAACAACAGTCAGTCGCTTTCCTGGTGCTTCAAGTTACCTTCTAGGTCGAACGGTGATTCAGGATCCTCTAGTCGTTAAACCTTATGCTTCTTCAAAAGCTAAAATCCAATCAATAAAGCAATTTATTGGTGATCGTTTTATGCCTAGCGTATTAAATGCACAATTAAAACAGCATTCAATACTAAAACATATATCACTACCTAAGCATTACCAAGCATATTTAGAGTTGATAGAAGAGTATGATCTTGTGATTCAAGTTGGAGGATCTTTCTTTGTTGATTTATATGGTGATAAGCAATTTGAGCATCCGTTATTAGCGTTATTAGCAAATAAACCTACTGTATTATTAGGGCACAGTGTTGGGCCATTTAGCCGAAAAAGCTTTACCAATATAGGCCAAACAATATTTAGCCAAGTCGCAGGAACATTGGTTCGTGAATCTATCTCATTGAATGAACTACATCAATTAGGTATTCATGATTCACCTAAGTTACGCTTAGCTTCTGATACTGCTTGGTTAGTTAACACTAAGCTAAATAACGATATCCAATCACTAGCTGTTGAGCGTTATTGCTCGAGTAAAAATAAAAAAATAGCGATAACAGTAAGAGATCTTGCTCCCTTTGATAAACGGTTAGGAGTAACTCAAAATGAGTATGAAGAGCTATATATTGAGCTATGTAATCGATTAATCTCTAGAGGTTATGACATTATTGCAGTGTCAATGTGTACAGGTTTAGATGGTTATCATAAAGATGATCGTATGATAGCGCTTAATATACAGAAAAAATTACAACAGCCAGAAAAGATGACCGTTGTAATGGATGAGCTAAATGATGTAGAAATTGGTGCGATCTTAGGGGAATGTGATTTAACCATAGGAACTCGCTTACACAGTGCCATTATTTCAATGCGCTTTGAAACACCTGCCATTGCTGTCTATTACGAGCATAAATCAAAAGGCATAATGAATGCGTTAGGTTACCCTGAGCGTAGTATTGGAATTAAAGATTTGGATGGAATAGAAACAACAAGAGTCATTGATGATATTCTTGCAAACCAATCAATTATCAGAAAAGAATTAAAAGAAAAAGTACAGCAGCAAGGGGATAGCACAACACAAGCTATTGTCGAAATGCTACAGCCTCTACTGGATAAGTAG